One segment of Streptomyces sp. YIM 121038 DNA contains the following:
- the pdxS gene encoding pyridoxal 5'-phosphate synthase lyase subunit PdxS produces the protein MAEQLKGGVIMDVVNAEQAKIAEDAGAVAVMALERVPADIRKDGGVARMSDPNMIEEIIEAVSIPVMAKSRIGHFVEAQVLQSLGVDYIDESEVLTPADEVNHSDKFAFTTPFVCGATNLGEALRRIAEGAAMIRSKGEAGTGNVVEAVRHLRQIKNEIAKLRGFDNNELYAAAKELRAPYELVKETAELGKLPVVLFSAGGVATPADAALMRQLGAEGVFVGSGIFKSGDPAKRAAAIVKATTFYDDPKVIADASRNLGEAMVGINCDTLPEAERYANRGW, from the coding sequence ATGGCCGAGCAGCTCAAGGGCGGCGTGATCATGGATGTGGTCAACGCCGAGCAGGCGAAGATCGCCGAAGACGCGGGCGCGGTCGCCGTCATGGCCCTGGAGCGGGTCCCGGCCGACATCCGCAAGGACGGCGGCGTGGCCCGGATGTCCGACCCGAACATGATCGAAGAGATCATCGAGGCCGTCTCCATCCCGGTCATGGCCAAGTCCCGCATCGGCCACTTCGTCGAGGCCCAGGTCCTGCAGTCGCTCGGCGTCGACTACATCGACGAGTCCGAGGTCCTCACCCCGGCCGACGAGGTCAACCACAGCGACAAGTTCGCCTTCACCACCCCCTTCGTGTGCGGCGCCACCAACCTGGGCGAGGCCCTGCGCCGCATCGCCGAGGGCGCGGCCATGATCCGCTCCAAGGGCGAGGCCGGCACCGGCAACGTCGTCGAGGCCGTGCGCCACCTGCGCCAGATCAAGAACGAGATCGCCAAGCTGCGCGGCTTCGACAACAACGAGCTGTACGCCGCCGCCAAGGAGCTGCGCGCCCCCTACGAGCTGGTCAAGGAGACCGCCGAGCTCGGCAAGCTGCCGGTCGTGCTGTTCTCCGCCGGTGGCGTCGCCACCCCGGCCGACGCCGCGCTGATGCGCCAGCTCGGCGCCGAGGGCGTCTTCGTGGGCTCCGGCATCTTCAAGTCCGGCGACCCGGCCAAGCGCGCCGCCGCCATCGTGAAGGCCACCACCTTCTACGACGACCCCAAGGTCATCGCGGACGCCTCCCGCAACCTCGGCGAGGCCATGGTCGGCATCAACTGCGACACCCTGCCCGAGGCCGAGCGCTACGCGAACCGCGGCTGGTAA
- a CDS encoding glycosyltransferase family 4 protein produces the protein MKVGIVCPYSWDVPGGVQFHIRDLAEHLIRQGHEVSVLAPADDETPLPPYVVSAGRAVPVPYNGSVARLNFGFLSAARVRRWLHDGTFDVIHIHEPTSPSLGLLTCWAAQGPIVATFHTSNPRSRAMIAAYPILQPALEKISARIAVSEYARRTLVEHLGGDAVVIPNGVDVDFFADAEPKPEWQGMTMGFIGRIDEPRKGLPVLMRALPRIFAERPQARLLVAGRGDEEEAVASLPAALRERVEFLGMVSDEDKARLLRSVDMYVAPNTGGESFGIILVEAMSAGAPVLASDLDAFAQVLDQGAAGDLFANEDADSLAEAAVRLLGDARRREELRERGSKHVRRFDWSTVGADILSVYETVTDGAAAVAADDRTGLRARFGLARD, from the coding sequence GTGAAGGTCGGCATCGTCTGCCCGTACTCCTGGGACGTGCCGGGCGGCGTCCAGTTCCACATCCGCGATCTGGCGGAGCACCTCATCCGCCAGGGGCACGAGGTCTCGGTCCTCGCCCCGGCGGACGACGAGACCCCCCTGCCGCCGTACGTGGTGTCGGCGGGCCGTGCCGTGCCGGTTCCGTACAACGGCTCGGTGGCGCGGCTCAACTTCGGCTTCCTGTCGGCCGCGCGGGTGCGCCGCTGGCTGCACGACGGCACCTTCGACGTCATCCACATCCACGAGCCCACGTCGCCCTCGCTCGGCCTGCTGACCTGCTGGGCGGCGCAGGGCCCGATCGTGGCGACGTTCCACACGTCCAACCCGCGCTCACGGGCGATGATCGCGGCGTATCCGATCCTGCAGCCGGCCCTGGAGAAGATCAGCGCGCGCATCGCGGTCAGCGAGTACGCCCGCCGCACGCTGGTCGAGCACCTCGGCGGCGACGCCGTGGTCATCCCCAACGGCGTGGACGTCGACTTCTTCGCCGACGCCGAGCCCAAGCCCGAGTGGCAGGGCATGACGATGGGCTTCATCGGCCGCATCGACGAGCCCCGCAAGGGCCTGCCGGTCCTGATGCGGGCGCTGCCCCGGATCTTCGCGGAGCGTCCGCAGGCGCGCCTGCTGGTCGCCGGGCGCGGTGACGAGGAGGAGGCCGTGGCCTCGCTCCCGGCCGCGCTGCGCGAGCGCGTGGAGTTCCTCGGCATGGTCAGCGACGAGGACAAGGCGCGGCTGCTGCGCAGCGTCGACATGTACGTCGCGCCGAACACGGGCGGGGAGAGCTTCGGCATCATCCTCGTCGAGGCGATGTCGGCGGGCGCCCCGGTGCTCGCCAGCGACCTCGACGCCTTCGCGCAGGTCCTCGACCAGGGCGCGGCGGGCGACCTGTTCGCGAACGAGGACGCGGACTCCCTCGCTGAGGCCGCCGTACGCCTCCTCGGCGACGCCCGGCGCCGCGAGGAGCTGCGCGAACGGGGCAGCAAGCACGTGCGCCGCTTCGACTGGTCGACGGTCGGCGCGGACATCCTGTCGGTGTACGAGACGGTGACGGACGGCGCGGCGGCGGTCGCGGCGGACGACCGCACGGGCCTGCGGGCCCGGTTCGGCCTGGCGCGGGACTGA
- a CDS encoding phosphatidylinositol mannoside acyltransferase, producing MSRAAEKLTDALYGVAWSTVKKLPEPAAVGLGRRIADLAWKRRGKGVLRLEANYARVVPDATPQRLAELSKAGMRSYMRYWMESFRLPAWSEDRVKNGFAPQDLHHLTDGLDSGRGVILALPHLGNWDLAGAWVTTKLKTPFTTVQERQKPESLYDRFVAYRSGLGMEVLPHTGGSAFGTLARRLRAGGLVCLVADRDLSASGVEVTFFGESARMPAGPAALAQQTGALLLPVTLWYDASPVMRGRVHPPVEVPGTGTRAEKTAAMTQALADAFATGIAEHPQDWHMLQRLWLADLDPAKAPPGAAGPRGEGTP from the coding sequence ATGAGCCGCGCCGCGGAGAAGCTGACGGACGCGCTGTACGGGGTGGCCTGGAGCACGGTCAAGAAGCTTCCCGAGCCCGCCGCCGTGGGCCTGGGGCGCCGCATCGCGGACCTCGCGTGGAAGCGGCGCGGCAAGGGCGTGCTGCGCCTGGAGGCCAACTACGCGCGCGTGGTGCCCGACGCGACGCCGCAGCGCCTCGCGGAGCTGTCCAAGGCGGGCATGCGGTCGTACATGCGCTACTGGATGGAGTCCTTCCGGCTTCCGGCCTGGAGCGAGGACCGCGTCAAGAACGGCTTCGCGCCCCAGGACCTGCACCATCTGACCGACGGCCTGGACAGCGGCAGGGGCGTCATCCTCGCGCTGCCGCACCTGGGTAACTGGGACCTGGCGGGCGCCTGGGTCACCACGAAGCTGAAGACGCCGTTCACGACCGTGCAGGAGCGGCAGAAGCCCGAGTCCCTGTACGACCGTTTCGTGGCCTACCGCAGCGGCCTGGGCATGGAGGTCCTGCCGCACACCGGCGGCTCGGCCTTCGGCACGCTCGCCCGGCGGCTGCGCGCGGGCGGGCTCGTCTGCCTCGTGGCCGACCGGGACCTGTCGGCGTCCGGCGTCGAGGTGACGTTCTTCGGGGAGAGCGCGCGGATGCCCGCGGGGCCCGCCGCGCTGGCCCAGCAGACGGGCGCGCTGCTCCTGCCGGTGACGCTCTGGTACGACGCCTCGCCGGTGATGCGCGGCCGGGTCCACCCGCCCGTGGAGGTCCCCGGGACGGGCACCCGCGCGGAGAAGACGGCCGCGATGACCCAGGCCCTCGCCGACGCCTTCGCCACGGGCATCGCCGAGCACCCGCAGGACTGGCACATGCTGCAGCGCCTGTGGCTCGCGGACCTGGATCCGGCGAAGGCGCCGCCCGGGGCGGCCGGGCCCCGGGGCGAGGGGACGCCGTGA
- the pgsA gene encoding phosphatidylinositol phosphate synthase has translation MLNKYARAFFTRVLTPFAAFLIRRGVSPDTVTLIGTAGVMAGALVFYPRGEFFWGTIVITLFVFSDLVDGNMARQLGRSSRWGAFLDSTLDRVADGAIFGGFALWYAGSGDDNILCAVSIFCLASGQVVSYTKARGEAIGLPVAVNGLVERAERLVISLVAAGFAGLHKFGVPGIDVLLPVALWIVAVGSLVTLVQRVVTVRRESAEADAEAARDGAQRSGTAS, from the coding sequence ATGCTGAACAAGTACGCGCGTGCGTTTTTCACGCGTGTCCTCACGCCGTTCGCCGCGTTTCTCATCCGTCGCGGGGTCAGCCCCGACACGGTCACGCTCATCGGTACGGCCGGAGTGATGGCGGGAGCGCTGGTCTTCTACCCCCGCGGGGAGTTCTTCTGGGGCACGATCGTCATCACGCTGTTCGTCTTCTCCGACCTCGTCGACGGCAACATGGCGCGTCAGCTCGGCCGCTCCAGCCGCTGGGGCGCGTTCCTCGACTCGACGCTCGACCGGGTCGCCGACGGCGCGATCTTCGGCGGCTTCGCGCTCTGGTACGCGGGCTCGGGTGACGACAACATCCTGTGCGCGGTCTCGATCTTCTGCCTGGCCAGCGGCCAGGTGGTGTCGTACACGAAGGCGCGCGGCGAGGCGATCGGCCTCCCCGTGGCGGTGAACGGCCTGGTGGAGCGCGCCGAGCGCCTGGTGATCTCGCTGGTCGCCGCGGGCTTCGCCGGACTGCACAAGTTCGGGGTGCCGGGCATCGACGTGCTGCTGCCCGTGGCCCTGTGGATCGTGGCCGTCGGCAGCCTCGTCACGCTCGTGCAGCGCGTGGTGACCGTGCGCCGCGAGTCCGCGGAGGCGGACGCCGAGGCCGCGCGGGACGGCGCCCAGCGGAGCGGGACCGCTTCATGA
- a CDS encoding elongation factor G-like protein EF-G2: MGDKANAHPGAAGRAATADHPASVRNVVLVGHSGSGKTTLVEALALTAGAVNRAGRVEDGTAVSDYDEIEHRQQRSVQLSLVPVEWGGYKINILDTPGYADFVGELRAGLRAADAALFVVSAAEGAEGITGATRMVWEECAAVGMPRAIVVTHLESARADFTQMTRTCAEAFGADDPDAVLPLYLPLHGETGPDGHAPVTGLIGLLSQRVYDYASGERKESEPGADQLPAIEEARNKLIEGIISESEDESLMDRYLSGEEIDFKTLVDDLERAVARGIFHPVLAAAPAAEGARQGIGTVELLELVTGGFPTPLEHPAPTVTTPDGKPRPALTCDPEGPLVAEVVKTASDPYVGRISLVRVFSGTLRPDETVHVSGHGLADRGHEDHDVDERVGALSAPFGKQQRTLSQAIAGDLACVAKLNRAETGDTLSAKETPLLMEPWDMPDPLLPLAIQAHSKADEDKLSQGLSRLVAEDPTMRLEQNQDTHQVVLWCLGEAHADVALERLRSRYGVQVDVIPHKVSLRETFAGRSAGRGRHVKQSGGHGQYAICEIEVEPLPGGSGIEFVDKVVGGAVPRQFIPSVEKGVRAQAAKGVAAGYALIDVRVTLLDGKAHSVDSSDAAFQTAGALALREAAAGAAIHLLEPVADVQVLISDEYVGAVMSDLSGRRGRVVGTEQAPGGRTLVRAEVPEIEIGRYAVDLRSLSQGTARFSRRYARHEPMPPQLAQRIREQAQDTA, translated from the coding sequence ATGGGCGACAAGGCGAACGCACACCCCGGAGCCGCCGGCAGGGCAGCGACGGCCGACCATCCCGCGTCCGTACGGAATGTGGTGCTGGTCGGCCACAGCGGATCGGGCAAGACGACCCTGGTGGAGGCCCTCGCGCTGACCGCGGGGGCGGTGAACCGGGCAGGCCGCGTGGAGGACGGCACGGCGGTCTCCGACTACGACGAGATCGAGCACCGGCAGCAGCGCTCGGTCCAGCTGTCCCTCGTCCCCGTCGAATGGGGTGGCTACAAGATCAACATCCTGGATACCCCCGGCTACGCCGACTTCGTCGGAGAGCTGAGGGCCGGTCTGCGCGCGGCGGACGCGGCCCTCTTCGTCGTCTCGGCGGCCGAGGGCGCCGAGGGCATCACCGGCGCCACCCGCATGGTCTGGGAGGAGTGCGCGGCCGTCGGCATGCCCCGGGCCATCGTCGTCACCCACCTGGAATCCGCCCGCGCGGACTTCACCCAGATGACCCGCACCTGCGCCGAGGCCTTCGGCGCCGACGACCCCGACGCGGTCCTGCCGCTCTACCTGCCGCTGCACGGCGAGACGGGACCCGACGGCCACGCCCCCGTCACCGGACTCATCGGACTGCTGTCCCAGCGCGTGTACGACTACGCGTCGGGCGAACGCAAGGAGTCCGAGCCGGGCGCCGACCAGCTGCCCGCCATCGAGGAGGCGCGCAACAAGCTCATCGAGGGCATCATCTCCGAGAGCGAGGACGAGTCCCTCATGGACCGCTACCTCAGCGGCGAGGAGATCGACTTCAAGACGCTCGTGGACGACCTGGAGCGGGCCGTCGCCCGCGGCATCTTCCACCCGGTGCTCGCCGCCGCCCCCGCCGCCGAGGGCGCCCGCCAGGGCATCGGCACCGTCGAGCTCCTGGAACTGGTCACCGGCGGCTTCCCGACCCCCCTGGAGCACCCCGCGCCCACCGTCACCACCCCCGACGGCAAACCCAGGCCCGCCCTCACCTGCGACCCCGAAGGCCCCCTGGTCGCCGAGGTCGTCAAGACGGCGTCCGACCCCTACGTCGGCCGGATCTCGCTGGTCCGCGTCTTCTCCGGCACCCTCAGGCCCGACGAGACCGTGCACGTCTCCGGGCACGGCCTCGCCGACCGCGGCCACGAGGACCACGACGTCGACGAGCGCGTCGGCGCCCTCTCCGCGCCCTTCGGCAAACAGCAGCGCACCCTCTCCCAGGCCATCGCGGGCGACCTCGCCTGCGTCGCCAAGCTCAACCGCGCGGAGACCGGCGACACCCTCTCCGCCAAGGAGACCCCGCTCCTCATGGAGCCCTGGGACATGCCCGACCCGCTCCTGCCGCTCGCCATCCAGGCCCACAGCAAGGCCGACGAGGACAAGCTCTCCCAGGGCCTGTCCCGCCTCGTCGCCGAGGACCCCACCATGCGGCTCGAACAGAACCAGGACACCCACCAGGTCGTCCTGTGGTGCCTCGGCGAGGCCCACGCCGACGTGGCCCTGGAGCGGCTGCGCAGCCGCTACGGCGTCCAGGTCGACGTCATCCCGCACAAGGTCTCCCTGCGCGAGACCTTCGCGGGCAGGTCCGCCGGACGCGGCCGCCACGTCAAACAGTCCGGCGGCCACGGCCAGTACGCCATCTGCGAGATCGAGGTCGAGCCGCTGCCCGGCGGCAGCGGCATCGAGTTCGTCGACAAGGTCGTCGGCGGGGCCGTGCCCCGGCAGTTCATCCCGTCCGTGGAGAAGGGCGTCCGCGCCCAGGCCGCCAAGGGCGTCGCCGCGGGCTACGCCCTCATCGACGTACGCGTCACGCTCCTCGACGGCAAGGCCCACTCCGTGGACTCCTCCGACGCCGCCTTCCAGACCGCCGGCGCCCTCGCCCTGCGCGAAGCCGCCGCCGGCGCCGCCATCCACCTCCTCGAACCGGTCGCCGACGTCCAGGTCCTCATCTCCGACGAGTACGTGGGCGCCGTCATGAGCGACCTGTCCGGACGCCGCGGCCGCGTCGTCGGCACCGAACAGGCACCCGGCGGACGCACCCTCGTCCGCGCGGAGGTGCCCGAGATCGAGATCGGCCGCTACGCCGTCGACCTCAGGTCCCTGTCCCAGGGCACGGCCCGCTTCAGCCGCCGCTACGCCCGGCACGAACCGATGCCCCCGCAGCTGGCCCAGCGGATCCGCGAACAGGCCCAGGACACCGCGTAG
- a CDS encoding HIT domain-containing protein, producing MLTTMTSEPEQQIGVGTQDAFQRLWTPHRMAYIQGENKPTGSGADDGCPFCSIPAKSDEDGLILKRGEHVYAVLNLYPYNGGHLMTVPYRHVADYTELTGPETLELAELTKQAMTALRTASGAHGFNLGMNQGTVAGAGIAAHLHQHIVPRWGGDTNFMPVVGHTKVLPQLLADTRAMLAKAWPAV from the coding sequence ATGCTGACCACCATGACGAGTGAGCCGGAGCAGCAGATCGGAGTGGGGACGCAGGACGCGTTCCAGCGCCTGTGGACGCCCCACCGGATGGCGTACATCCAAGGCGAGAACAAGCCGACCGGTTCGGGGGCCGACGACGGCTGCCCGTTCTGCTCCATCCCGGCCAAGTCGGACGAGGACGGGCTGATCCTCAAACGGGGCGAGCACGTGTACGCGGTGCTCAACCTCTACCCGTACAACGGCGGGCACCTGATGACGGTCCCCTACCGGCACGTCGCGGACTACACGGAGCTGACGGGTCCGGAGACCCTGGAGCTGGCCGAGCTGACCAAGCAGGCGATGACCGCGCTGCGCACGGCGTCCGGCGCGCACGGCTTCAACCTGGGCATGAACCAGGGCACGGTCGCGGGCGCGGGGATCGCCGCGCATCTGCACCAGCACATCGTGCCGCGCTGGGGCGGGGACACGAACTTCATGCCCGTCGTGGGGCACACCAAGGTGCTGCCGCAACTGCTCGCGGACACCCGCGCGATGCTCGCGAAGGCGTGGCCCGCGGTGTAG
- the thrS gene encoding threonine--tRNA ligase, translating to MSDVRVIIQRDSEREERVVTTGTTAAELFAGERTIVAARVGGELKDLAYEIKDGEEVEPVEISSEDGLNILRHSTAHVMAQAVQELFPDAKLGIGPPIRDGFYYDFDVKEPFTPEDLKRIEKKMQEIQKRGQKFSRRVTTDDDARVELADEPYKLELIGLKGNAAQAADGADAEVGAGELTIYDNLDAKTGELCWKDLCRGPHLATTRVIPAFKLMRSAAAYWRGSEKNPQLQRIYGTAWPSKDELKAHLEFLAEAEARDHRKLGAELDLFSFPEELGPGLAVFHPKGGVIRKVMEDYSRKRHEDSGYEFVNTPHISKEKLFETSGHLPHYADGMFPAIEFDEQNYRLKAMNCPMHNLIFKSRGRSYRELPLRLFEFGTVYRYEKSGVVHGLTRSRGFTQDDSHIYCTKEQMAEELDKLLTFVLDLLRDYGLNEFELELSTRDDSDKFIGSDEDWAEATEALRQAAEKQGLPLVPDPGGAAYYGPKISVQAKDAIGRSWQMSTLQVDFNQPKRFGLEYTSADGSKQQPVMLHRALFGSIERFFGVLLEHYAGAFPAWLAPVQAVGIPVGDAHVPYLQEFAEEAKKHGLRVEVDASSDRMQKKIRNAQKSKVPFMVIVGDDDMNAGAVSFRYRDGSQENGIPAGEAIAKILKVVEERTQI from the coding sequence GTGTCAGACGTCCGTGTGATCATCCAACGCGATTCCGAGCGGGAAGAGCGCGTGGTGACCACGGGCACCACGGCCGCCGAGCTCTTCGCGGGCGAGCGCACCATCGTGGCCGCCCGCGTCGGCGGCGAGCTGAAGGACCTCGCGTACGAGATCAAGGACGGCGAGGAGGTCGAGCCCGTCGAGATCTCCTCCGAGGACGGCCTGAACATCCTGCGCCACTCCACCGCGCACGTCATGGCCCAGGCCGTGCAGGAGCTCTTCCCCGACGCCAAGCTCGGCATCGGCCCGCCCATCCGGGACGGCTTCTACTACGACTTCGACGTCAAGGAGCCCTTCACCCCCGAGGACCTCAAGCGCATCGAGAAGAAGATGCAGGAGATCCAGAAGCGGGGCCAGAAGTTCTCCCGTCGCGTCACCACCGACGACGACGCCCGCGTCGAGCTCGCCGACGAGCCGTACAAGCTGGAGCTCATCGGCCTCAAGGGCAACGCCGCGCAGGCCGCCGACGGCGCCGACGCCGAGGTGGGCGCGGGCGAGCTGACCATCTACGACAACCTGGACGCCAAGACCGGCGAGCTGTGCTGGAAGGACCTCTGCCGCGGCCCGCACCTGGCCACGACCCGGGTGATCCCGGCGTTCAAGCTGATGCGCTCCGCCGCCGCCTACTGGCGCGGCAGCGAGAAGAACCCGCAGCTCCAGCGCATCTACGGCACCGCATGGCCGTCCAAGGACGAGCTGAAGGCGCACCTGGAGTTCCTCGCCGAGGCCGAGGCGCGTGATCACCGCAAGCTTGGTGCCGAGCTGGACCTGTTCTCCTTCCCCGAGGAGCTGGGCCCGGGCCTCGCGGTCTTCCACCCCAAGGGCGGCGTGATCCGCAAGGTGATGGAGGACTACTCCCGCAAGCGCCACGAGGACTCCGGCTACGAGTTCGTGAACACCCCGCACATCTCGAAGGAGAAGCTCTTCGAGACCTCGGGGCACCTGCCGCACTACGCGGACGGCATGTTCCCGGCGATCGAGTTCGACGAGCAGAACTACCGCCTCAAGGCGATGAACTGCCCGATGCACAACCTGATCTTCAAGTCGCGCGGCCGCTCCTACCGCGAGCTGCCCCTGCGGCTCTTCGAGTTCGGCACGGTCTACCGCTACGAGAAGTCGGGCGTCGTGCACGGCCTGACCCGCTCGCGCGGCTTCACCCAGGACGACTCGCACATCTACTGCACCAAGGAGCAGATGGCGGAGGAGCTCGACAAGCTCCTCACCTTCGTCCTGGACCTGCTGCGCGACTACGGTCTGAACGAGTTCGAGCTGGAGCTGTCCACCCGCGACGACTCCGACAAGTTCATCGGCTCGGACGAGGACTGGGCCGAGGCCACGGAGGCGCTGCGCCAGGCCGCCGAGAAGCAGGGCCTGCCGCTCGTGCCCGACCCGGGCGGGGCCGCGTACTACGGGCCGAAGATCTCCGTTCAGGCGAAGGACGCGATCGGCCGGTCCTGGCAGATGTCGACCCTCCAGGTGGACTTCAACCAGCCGAAGCGCTTCGGCCTGGAGTACACCTCCGCCGACGGCTCCAAGCAGCAGCCGGTCATGCTGCACCGCGCGCTGTTCGGCTCGATCGAGCGGTTCTTCGGCGTGCTCCTCGAGCACTACGCGGGCGCGTTCCCGGCGTGGCTGGCGCCGGTGCAGGCCGTGGGGATTCCGGTCGGTGACGCGCACGTGCCGTACCTCCAGGAGTTCGCGGAGGAGGCGAAGAAGCACGGGCTGCGGGTCGAGGTGGACGCCTCCTCGGACCGGATGCAGAAGAAGATCCGCAACGCACAGAAGTCCAAGGTGCCGTTCATGGTGATCGTCGGCGACGACGACATGAACGCGGGCGCGGTGTCCTTCCGGTACCGCGACGGCTCGCAGGAGAACGGCATCCCGGCCGGCGAGGCCATCGCCAAGATCCTGAAGGTCGTCGAGGAGCGCACCCAGATCTGA
- a CDS encoding DUF4365 domain-containing protein, whose protein sequence is MALAQPEQGGLLPERIAPPRGTLATTACMETLQVGYLHAVAAAAGCSLSQPFPDNGIDWHVSHSAPGHTVDDEVTIKVQLKCTYQIPPHPKGPAFSFTLDNAHLEKLARTPVSVHKILVVMLVPRSQDDWLRAGHDRLDLRHCCYWTNLAGHPVTGRRRTTVRVPTARIFDDRALCEIMTRVGTGGRP, encoded by the coding sequence ATGGCGCTCGCGCAGCCCGAACAGGGCGGGCTGCTGCCCGAGCGGATCGCACCGCCGCGCGGCACACTCGCCACCACCGCCTGCATGGAGACCCTTCAGGTGGGCTATCTGCACGCGGTCGCGGCAGCGGCCGGCTGCTCCCTCTCCCAGCCCTTTCCGGACAACGGCATCGACTGGCACGTCAGCCACAGCGCCCCCGGCCACACCGTCGACGACGAGGTCACCATCAAGGTGCAGCTCAAGTGCACCTACCAGATCCCGCCCCACCCCAAGGGCCCCGCCTTCTCCTTCACCCTGGACAACGCCCACCTGGAGAAGCTCGCCCGCACCCCGGTATCGGTGCACAAGATCCTGGTCGTCATGCTCGTGCCCCGGTCCCAGGACGACTGGCTGCGCGCCGGCCACGACCGCCTCGACCTGCGGCACTGCTGCTACTGGACCAACCTCGCCGGACACCCCGTGACCGGCAGACGGAGGACCACCGTCCGCGTCCCCACCGCACGGATCTTCGACGACCGCGCCCTCTGCGAGATCATGACGCGCGTCGGCACGGGAGGGAGACCCTGA
- a CDS encoding 3'-5' exonuclease, whose protein sequence is MTCWYEGPLAAFDTETTGVDVETDRIVSAAVVVQNGAGARPRVTRWLVNPGVPVPAAATAVHGLTQDHLERNGRWPAPVMEEMGRELAEQGAAGRPLVVMNAPFDLTLLDRELRRHRASSLARYVGGSPLCVLDPRVLDRHLDRYRKGRRTLSDLCELYGVELSGAHDAAADAQAALDLVRALGRRFSARLDRLSPAELHTLQAVWHAAQARGLQTWFARSGSAETVDPAWPLRPELPAAA, encoded by the coding sequence ATGACGTGCTGGTACGAGGGGCCCTTGGCCGCATTCGACACGGAGACGACGGGTGTCGACGTGGAGACCGACCGAATAGTGTCGGCCGCCGTCGTCGTGCAGAACGGCGCGGGGGCCCGCCCGCGAGTGACGCGCTGGCTGGTGAATCCGGGGGTGCCGGTGCCTGCGGCGGCGACGGCGGTGCACGGTCTGACCCAGGACCATCTGGAGCGCAACGGCCGCTGGCCGGCGCCGGTGATGGAGGAGATGGGCAGGGAGCTGGCCGAGCAGGGGGCGGCGGGACGGCCGCTCGTGGTGATGAACGCGCCGTTCGATCTGACGCTCCTGGACCGGGAGTTGCGCAGGCACCGCGCTTCGTCGCTCGCGCGCTATGTGGGCGGCTCGCCGCTGTGCGTGCTCGATCCGAGGGTCCTGGACCGGCATCTGGACCGGTACCGCAAGGGCCGGCGCACCCTGTCGGACCTGTGCGAGCTCTACGGGGTGGAGCTCAGCGGCGCCCATGACGCGGCGGCCGACGCGCAGGCGGCGCTGGATCTCGTCCGCGCCCTCGGCCGTCGTTTCTCGGCGCGCCTCGACCGGCTGTCCCCCGCCGAGCTGCATACGTTGCAGGCGGTGTGGCACGCGGCGCAGGCGCGGGGGTTGCAGACGTGGTTCGCGCGCAGCGGGTCGGCGGAGACGGTGGACCCGGCGTGGCCGCTGCGGCCCGAACTGCCCGCGGCCGCTTGA